TGGTGGCCCATGACGCCGTACCGTCATTATTGTTGTACGCCTGGGCGTTGAATTCATCACGGAAGGTGTCGGTGACGACGAGCGGGCCCGTCGCGACCGTGCTCTCGGCGACGTAGGTCGTGCCTGCAGGAAGCGGATCGGAGACGACCACGTCCGTCGCCCGGCCGGCGCCGTTGTTGGTGATCACAATGGTGTAGCTGATCGTATCGCCCGGGCTGACGGGATTTCCGGCCGCACTGGAGGTTTTGTCTACGGACAAATCCGGCAGCAAGGTAACCGTGACGTCCTCGTCATCTTCCGGATCTTGACCGGCAGGCGTATCGTCGTCCTGCGCGGCGGTGCCGTCGTCATCGATAGCGCCGGTCTCGGTGCTGTCGGCGGCGGCTGTGTTATCGTAGGTGCCTTCCCCCACCCCGCCGCCGACGTCGACGGCGAAGCTAATTTCCACCGAACCGCCGGGCTGAATGGTCCAAGTACCCCAATTCAAGGCGTTATCGCCGACGCCGGGATCGGTCGTGCTGGTACGTGTGGCGCTGGTTGCGCTAATGGACTGGCTGGCGAAAGTAAAACCCGCGGGCAGTGTGTCGCTGATGGTGACGTCGGTGGCATCCGCTCCGCCCGAGTTCTCGACGAGGATGGTGTAGGCTGCCGTGCCGCCCGCCTCTGCGTAAGGCGTGCTGGTATCCTTATCGATGGTGAGCACGGGCGCCAAGACGGTGACGTCCTCGTCGTCTTCGGGGTCGGCTCCGGAGGGCGTGTGCGCGTCCTGCGCCACGGTTCCATCGTCGTCGATGGGTCCCACTTCGGTGCTGTCCGCGGTGGCGGTGTTGTCGTACGTACCGGCGGGTGTGGTGATGGGTACGTCGACGTCGAAAGTGATGGTCACCGTACCGCCGGGATCGATGTCCCAGGTTCCCCAGTTCAGCGCGCTGTCGCCGACAGCGGGATTCGTCGTGCTGGTCCTCGTGGCGCTTACCTCCACCACACTGCCGCCGGCGTAGGTGAAGCCTGCAGGCAGTGTGTCGGCCACGGTCGCGTTGGTAACCGCAGCGGCGCCGATGTTTTCCAGAACGATGGTGTAGGCAGCCGTGCCGCCAATGGACACCGATGGTGTGCTGGTATCCTTGTCGATCGTGAGCGAAGTGAAAAAGACGAAAGCGTTGTCGGAGGGAGAGAAAACCTGCGCCCCGCCCAGGCGGGTGCCGACGGCCTGCGCCACATTCTCGCTGTAACCGCTCGCAGGGGAAGGTGGAGGATCGTCCGTTTCGGCATCGAAGCTGAGTGTGAAGGAATCGCTGATCCCCAGATCGATGTTCAGATCCCAGGTCAGAACCTGGCCGGCGATAATGGGATCCGCAGCGGGGCTGCCGTCGATCTGCGTGCTTCCGGCGACATACAACCACCCGTCAGGAAGCGTATCGATCACGTCCACATCGTCCACGGGATAATCCGCAGATTCGACGACGACCGTAAACGTGCTCACTTCTCCGGCGGCATCGGCGAGCACGTTGGGGTCGGCCGTTTTGTCGATCGTAAGCACAACGTCGATCCACGCTTCCGGCAGCGGAAGCGTCGTGTAACCCAGGTCCATGTAGGGATTACCGATTGCTGCCGTGTCCGGATCCTCACCCCAGGCCACGGCGATCGGTCCCGTGGCCCAAATGTGCATGCCGGTATTGTTGTTATCCGCATCGAATATCTTCTGCGAGTCCAAACGATCCAGCGTGTAGGTCACATCGACGACCTCATCGGTAGGGCTGAAGTCGACGAACACGGTCGTGTTGTTTTGAACCGGGGTGACGAAAACGGGGGATCCGTTGTTGGCAGGCGTAGGATTGTAATCGCCCGGCGCCCAGCCGAGGAAGTACTCATCGGTCAGGGCGTAGGCCGGAACCAGGCTGTAGCCCCAGTCGTAGTTGTAGGACTCCGTGTCGCCGGAGCCGATGCCCCAGAACACGTCGCTGGAGGAAATGTAGACGGCCGAATTGATCGGCACCGTGCTTCCCCTGCCGTCGCTGTAGGAAAGCGTGCTGTCGGCCGGGACTGTGAAACTGCCCGTCCCGGCGGAGTCCTCGTAATTGATCGTGATGGTATAACTGTTCGGATTGTAAAGGAAGAGATCGGTGTTGCCGGCGGAGAAACCACCGACCGGACTGTAGTATTCCGTATCCCACAAGCTGTCCGGCACGGCGCTGTAGCCACGCGCTTCAGACGCCTGGCCTGCGGCAAACTGGCCGACGATAAACTGCACCTGAACGGGTTGGCTGGCCGAGACGGTAGTGCCGGCGTCGATGCTGTAGAGTTCGGTCGTTTCGCCTTCGTTCAGCGTCGTCGAGACGTCGACGCCCGCCGTGGAGGGGTTATCGATGGTGACGGACGTGCCGCTGGTAGTCGCCTGGACGATGACGTAGGCGCGGTCAAAATCGTCGTAGAGCGTCGGTGAACCGGCCAGGTCCTGTCCGACGGGGATAGTGTAATCGGTGAGGAAAGGTTCAGTGGGGTAGATTTCCCAGGCCAGGGCAAACACCGTGCCGATCGACTCAGCCCAACTTGCGCGGGTTACGGTCACGGCACCGCCGGCGATGTAGATGCGGTCGCGCCCATCGTAGCACGGATCTGTGGCCGGCGCGATGCCGTCGTTGTTGCAAGCATTGAGCGTCGATCCGCGCGGAATGGGGATGTTGCTGCTTTCGAATTCCTGCACGTCGCCGATGTTGAGCACATAGACCTCGGTCGACGGTCCTGGCGTGGCCGGTACGGCGTCGTATCCGTCTTCCCAATGATCGTAATAAACGGTCGTATCGTCAGCCGCGGCAGTGACGGCAATCACGGCATGCATGCCGTCCGCCTCTACGAGGTCGGGATCATTGTCGAGATCTTCATAAATCGCCCAGAGTTGATCTTCGCCGCCGGGGATGAAATACTCGGAGTAGCCAGCCGGGACGGCAGCGTACGCCGGGGAAACGGGTGCAAGAATCGTAACCATCCATATGAGGATCGTTACGAGAGGGGCGATATTCCGTGTAGAGGCGTGTCCCTTCAATGCTGGCTCCGTTGTATCATTTCTCTACAAGCAAAAGCCCCGGGGGAGCAATCCCGGCTGTTGTGATTCAATTTCGCGCAAGTATAGCTTCAACTCCATAGAGTATGAAGGATCGATCAACGATTCGATTTCCGGAAGCTATCTCGCACCCTGGCGCGAATACGCATTTATTATAGCAGTGCATCGACCAAAAATCATCAGGAATGACGCATTCCCGAATGGAGATGCCCGCTGATCTCAAATAAAAACAGATCCCCGAGATCTGTTTTCAGCGTTATTCACGGCCCGCGTCTTGCTTTCGGACGTTCCCAAGGGCGATGATACTACGGCTGCGTTTCTTCTAGATATAGTCCTGTTGTACGGCTGACTTCCCGCAATTTATTCCTCGGACAGACGAAATGAAATCCACAGATTGCCATCCAGCTTGTCGTGAATGGTTGACAGGCAGGGCCGTTTGTAGATAATAGGAGAAACGACATTAAAAGGCCGTGACGGAGGAAAGTAGACGGACGGAACTCGCCAGGGAGGCCGAAGCCAGACTGAGACTTCGGCTGGAGCGAAATCTGTTGAAGTTCCCTCCCGAGCCGCCCGGGGGAACGCCTCGAGAGAAACTCGAAGCCAGTAGTCCGGACCGGAGCCCCACCGTTAGCGCAGGGGAACCGATCGCCGAAATCGGCCGTCGGAACCGAGTGGGCTTATCGAAGCCAATAAGGGTGGTACCGCGGGATCTTTTCCCGTCCCTCGATGGGACGGGATATTTCGTTAACCCACCAGTCGACACTTGCTGCACGGGAGGTCGTATGCTGGAACGTTTGCAAGAATTGGAAAAAGAAGCCCTGGGGGCCTTGGAAGCGGTGGAAGATGAAGCCGGACTCCAGGCGTGGAAGGTGAAATACCTGGGCCGTTCCGCGGCGCTGGCGGAGATTACCAGCGGCCTGAGCGAGCTGCCCAAGGAGGAACGTCCGGCTGTCGGGAAAGGCGCCAACCAGGTGAAAGTCACCCTGGAGGCGGCCTATGATTCTCGGGCGGAGGCATTACACGCCGAAAGTCTGGCTCGCTCACTGCAGGAACAGCGTCTGGACGTCACGCTGCCCGGCCGCCCGATGGTGCGCGGCCGCATCCATCCCGCCAATCAGACCTTGCGAAAAATTCTCGCCATCTGGGCCGAGATGGGATTTCAAGTCTACCGCTCGCGCGACGTCGAGAGCGACGAATACAACTTCCAACTGCTCAATTTCCCGCCGTACCATCCGGCGCGCGACATGCAGGATACATTTTTCACCACGGAGCCCGACATCCTGCTGCGCACCCACACCTCCCCGGGGCAAATCCGGGTGATGCGCGAACGTGTGCCGGAACCGATCCGCGTGGACCTGCCGGGGATGTGCTACCGCTACGAACAGATAACGGCCCGCTCCGAAATCCAGTTCAACCAGGTGGAAGGCCTGGCGGTGGGTAAGCGCATCACCTTTGCCGACCTGAAAGGCACGTTGAGCGCTTTCGCCCGGCGCATGTTCGGCCAGGAGGTAGGCACGCGCTTCCGCGCCTCGTACTTCCCCTTCACCGAACCCTCGGCGGAAATGGACATCGAGTGTTTCGTATGCGGCGGAGAAGGATGCACGGTGTGCAAGTACACCGGCTGGCTGGAGATCCTGGGCTGCGGCATGGTTCATCCGGTCGTGCTGCAGAACGGCGGATACGATCCGGCGCAGTACACCGGGTTTGCCTTCGGTATGGGGCCCGAACGGATCGCCATGCTCAAGTACGGCATCGACGACATCCGTTACTTCTGGGCGAACGATTTGCGTTTCCTGGAGCAATTCTAATCGTGGAAAAGGCCGGAAATACGATCACATTGCATTCGATAAGGATAGAACCATGCTAGTACCTCTTTCTTGGTTAGAAGATTTCGTGGACATCGAGTTATCACCCCTCGAACTGGCGCACCGCCTGACGCTGGCGGGGTTGGAGGTGGAGGCCGTCACGTTTGTAGGACTGCCGCTTCCCGAGGAAAAGATCGAAGGGCACAGCGGCTCACGAAGCGGACTTGAAACGAACGTCACTGGCCTCGCCTGGGACCCGGAGAAGATCGTCGTGGGCGAAGTGCGGGAAGTGATGCCTCATCCCAACGCCGACCGCCTCGTGCTGCTGCGCTTGTTCGACGGCGAGCAAGAACACACGGTGCTCACCGGTGCGCCGAATTTGTTCGAATATAAGAACAAAGGACCGCTCGACAAGCCGCTCAAAGTGGTCTATGCACGCGAAGGCGCGCGCATCTACGACGGTCACAAACCCGGACACGAATTGACCACACTCAAGCGCGCCAAGATTCGCGGAGTCGAATCCTACTCGATGGCCTGTTCGGAGAAGGAACTGGGCATTTCAGATGCCCACGAAGGCGTGATCCTGCTCGATGATGATGCGCAGGCCGGCCAGCCATTGGTGGACTACATGGGCGACGTGGTCTTCGACATCACCATCATGCCCAACATCGCCCGCGACGCAAACATCCTGGGTGTGGCGCGGGAAATCGCTGCCCTGACCGACAAAGAACTCAATCCGCCCTCGTTCGAGGTACCCAGTGGCGGCGCGCCGATCGAGGGACGGGTGAGCATCGAAATCCATGAGCCCAAGCTCAACCCGCGCTTCGTGCTGGGCTTGATCGAAGGCGTGTCCATCGTGCCCAGCCCCTACCGGGTGCAGCGCCGTTTGCGGCTGGCAGGAATGCGCCCGATCAACAGCATCGTCGACGCGACCAACTACGTCATGCTCGAAATCGGCGAGCCGCTGCACGCCTTCGATTACGACGTTCTTGTAGAACGCGCCGGCGGAAAGGCGCCCAAGATCATCACCCGCCTGCCGGAGCCGGGCGAGACCCTCACCACGCTGGATGACGTAGACCGCGAACTGGACGACTTCACCGTGCTGGTGGCAGACACCAAAGGCGCGCTGTCGCTGGCGGGGATCATGGGCGGCGCGGAGTCGGAGGTCAGCGAGGAGACTACAAACGTGCTGCTCGAGGGGGCTTCCTGGAATTACGTCAACACCCGCCGTACGGTGGCGGCTCAGAACCTCAACTCGGATGCGGCCTACCGCTTCGAGCGCGGGGTGCATCCCGCCGTCGCCAAACTCGGCGTGCAGCGCGGTCTGATCGTGATGGCCGAATTGGGGGGTGGAACCATCGCGGAGGGCCTGGTCGACGAGTATCCAAAGCCGCTGGTCGATCCCTGCATCGAAATCACGCCGTCCGACGTCGACCGCTGGCTGGGGATTCGGCTGCAGCCGGAGGAGATCGCGGATCTGCTGCGCCGGCTGCAATTCAAGGTCGTAGTCGAGGGAGAAACCATCCGCGCCACTGTACCCGCTCACCGCCTGGATATTTCGGAAGGGATCGTCGGGAAGGCCGACCTGATGGAGGAAATCGCCCGCATCTACGGCTACGACCGCATTCCCGAAACGCAGATCGCCGACACCATCCCGCCGCAACACGGCAACCCGGGGCTCGAAGGGGAGGAGCGGGTGCGGGATCTGCTCGCCAGCCTCGGGCTGCAAGAGGTGGTCACCTATCGACTCACGTCAGCGGAACGAGAGGCGCGCATGCTGGCGCCGGGCACCACTCCCGACGACCGGCCGTACATCCGACTGGCCAATCCGATCGTCAGCGATCGCGTCGTGCTGCGGCACAGCTTGCTGGCCAACTTGATCGAAGTGGTCGAACGCAATGCGCGCATTCGCTCCAGAATTGCGATTTTCGAAATCGGCGCCGTATACCTGGTCTCCGAAGAGGGCAAGCTGCCGGAAGAGCCGCTGCGGCTGGCGGTCGCCATCACCGGCCCGCGCGCGCTGCCCGCGTGGCAAGGCGCTGACGCCGAATTCATGGATTTCTACGACTTGAAGGGCATCCTCGGCTCTTTCCTGGATGCGCTGCACCTGAAGGACATTCGTTATGAACCCCATAAGCATCCCGTCTTCCATCCGGGAAAATGCGCTCGCATCCTGCTCGGCGAGAAGCAGGTGGGAATTTTTGGCGAGCTGCACCCATTGGTCCACGAACGCTACGAGATTTCCGATGCGCCGTTGCTGGCCGGCGAACTGAACCTGGAAGCTATTCTGCAGGCCGTCCCCGAGACTTACGAAATTCGAGCGGTTCCCGCTTTCCCGCCGATCCTGGAGGATCTCGCCGTCGTCGTGGACGAAACGGTTCCCTCGGAGCAAGTTCAGGCGGCCATCCAAAGCGCCGGCGGGGACTTGTTGATCGAGGTGCGCTTGTTCGATCTATACCGCGGGGATCAGGTCGGCGCCGGCAAGAAAAGCCTGGCTTACGCTTTGGTGTACCAGGCGCCGG
The sequence above is a segment of the Anaerolineales bacterium genome. Coding sequences within it:
- the pheS gene encoding phenylalanine--tRNA ligase subunit alpha; this translates as MLERLQELEKEALGALEAVEDEAGLQAWKVKYLGRSAALAEITSGLSELPKEERPAVGKGANQVKVTLEAAYDSRAEALHAESLARSLQEQRLDVTLPGRPMVRGRIHPANQTLRKILAIWAEMGFQVYRSRDVESDEYNFQLLNFPPYHPARDMQDTFFTTEPDILLRTHTSPGQIRVMRERVPEPIRVDLPGMCYRYEQITARSEIQFNQVEGLAVGKRITFADLKGTLSAFARRMFGQEVGTRFRASYFPFTEPSAEMDIECFVCGGEGCTVCKYTGWLEILGCGMVHPVVLQNGGYDPAQYTGFAFGMGPERIAMLKYGIDDIRYFWANDLRFLEQF
- the pheT gene encoding phenylalanine--tRNA ligase subunit beta, with product MDIELSPLELAHRLTLAGLEVEAVTFVGLPLPEEKIEGHSGSRSGLETNVTGLAWDPEKIVVGEVREVMPHPNADRLVLLRLFDGEQEHTVLTGAPNLFEYKNKGPLDKPLKVVYAREGARIYDGHKPGHELTTLKRAKIRGVESYSMACSEKELGISDAHEGVILLDDDAQAGQPLVDYMGDVVFDITIMPNIARDANILGVAREIAALTDKELNPPSFEVPSGGAPIEGRVSIEIHEPKLNPRFVLGLIEGVSIVPSPYRVQRRLRLAGMRPINSIVDATNYVMLEIGEPLHAFDYDVLVERAGGKAPKIITRLPEPGETLTTLDDVDRELDDFTVLVADTKGALSLAGIMGGAESEVSEETTNVLLEGASWNYVNTRRTVAAQNLNSDAAYRFERGVHPAVAKLGVQRGLIVMAELGGGTIAEGLVDEYPKPLVDPCIEITPSDVDRWLGIRLQPEEIADLLRRLQFKVVVEGETIRATVPAHRLDISEGIVGKADLMEEIARIYGYDRIPETQIADTIPPQHGNPGLEGEERVRDLLASLGLQEVVTYRLTSAEREARMLAPGTTPDDRPYIRLANPIVSDRVVLRHSLLANLIEVVERNARIRSRIAIFEIGAVYLVSEEGKLPEEPLRLAVAITGPRALPAWQGADAEFMDFYDLKGILGSFLDALHLKDIRYEPHKHPVFHPGKCARILLGEKQVGIFGELHPLVHERYEISDAPLLAGELNLEAILQAVPETYEIRAVPAFPPILEDLAVVVDETVPSEQVQAAIQSAGGDLLIEVRLFDLYRGDQVGAGKKSLAYALVYQAPDRTLTDDEVAKLRAKIVNKLESDLKAKLRD
- a CDS encoding SdrD B-like domain-containing protein, with translation MVTILAPVSPAYAAVPAGYSEYFIPGGEDQLWAIYEDLDNDPDLVEADGMHAVIAVTAAADDTTVYYDHWEDGYDAVPATPGPSTEVYVLNIGDVQEFESSNIPIPRGSTLNACNNDGIAPATDPCYDGRDRIYIAGGAVTVTRASWAESIGTVFALAWEIYPTEPFLTDYTIPVGQDLAGSPTLYDDFDRAYVIVQATTSGTSVTIDNPSTAGVDVSTTLNEGETTELYSIDAGTTVSASQPVQVQFIVGQFAAGQASEARGYSAVPDSLWDTEYYSPVGGFSAGNTDLFLYNPNSYTITINYEDSAGTGSFTVPADSTLSYSDGRGSTVPINSAVYISSSDVFWGIGSGDTESYNYDWGYSLVPAYALTDEYFLGWAPGDYNPTPANNGSPVFVTPVQNNTTVFVDFSPTDEVVDVTYTLDRLDSQKIFDADNNNTGMHIWATGPIAVAWGEDPDTAAIGNPYMDLGYTTLPLPEAWIDVVLTIDKTADPNVLADAAGEVSTFTVVVESADYPVDDVDVIDTLPDGWLYVAGSTQIDGSPAADPIIAGQVLTWDLNIDLGISDSFTLSFDAETDDPPPSPASGYSENVAQAVGTRLGGAQVFSPSDNAFVFFTSLTIDKDTSTPSVSIGGTAAYTIVLENIGAAAVTNATVADTLPAGFTYAGGSVVEVSATRTSTTNPAVGDSALNWGTWDIDPGGTVTITFDVDVPITTPAGTYDNTATADSTEVGPIDDDGTVAQDAHTPSGADPEDDEDVTVLAPVLTIDKDTSTPYAEAGGTAAYTILVENSGGADATDVTISDTLPAGFTFASQSISATSATRTSTTDPGVGDNALNWGTWTIQPGGSVEISFAVDVGGGVGEGTYDNTAAADSTETGAIDDDGTAAQDDDTPAGQDPEDDEDVTVTLLPDLSVDKTSSAAGNPVSPGDTISYTIVITNNGAGRATDVVVSDPLPAGTTYVAESTVATGPLVVTDTFRDEFNAQAYNNNDGTASWATNWVEFGDDGSPIGQDEQIINDVSNYQLRLGDNDGGGEGVQREADLTGYDSATISLIYRRGGLEDPSEYVEVQISDDGGATWTPIGQFAGPGTDAAYQTFSYDISGDISATMNTTVRLITSATMDQGFADNDYVYFDNIEIAASYLQTDTLDNVPAGANPDLADGVPPDLVEAGDGFALDPGDTLTVTYDVAVDDPLAPGITEISNTASVTSAEIPTPVEDTVTDPVAASIGDFVWNDLDGDGVQDGGEPGIDGVTIDLIEDTNGNGAIDLGEPVLSTQTTAGGGAYDFSGLAAGDYIVDVTDTGGVLTGYVLTGGTDPDAVT